A genomic region of Pseudorca crassidens isolate mPseCra1 chromosome 10, mPseCra1.hap1, whole genome shotgun sequence contains the following coding sequences:
- the VILL gene encoding villin-like protein isoform X9, producing the protein MDTNRGLPAIQSHRDLHIWITENLKMVPVPERAYGNFFEEHCYIVLHVPQSLKATSGAPKDLHYWVGKEAGVEAQGTAGSFVQHLQEALGGATVQHREAQGHESACFRSYFRPGIIYRKGGLASALKHVETNVYNIQRLLHIRAGKHVSASEVELSWHSFNKSDIFLLDLGKMMIQWNGPKTSTAEKARGLALTRSLQDRERGGRAQIGVVDDEAEATDLMQIMEAVLGCRVGNLHTAMPSKSTDQLQKANVRLYHVYEKGKDVVIQELSTCPLAQDLLQKEDCYILDQGGFKIYVWQGRMTSLQEKKAAFSRALGFIQAKGYPSYTNVEVVDEGAESAAFKQLFRSWSGEQRKNKHLRGMGKLLQVKLDVGKLHSHPELAAQLRMVDDGSGKVEVWYIQGSRRQPVDPMHHGQLCAGNCYLVLYTYQKMGLDQYILYLWQGLQATAHEIKALKGNAEELDLQYHGALVQEHVTMGSEPPHFLAIFQGQLVIFQGSAGHNGKGQPESATRLFHVRGTDSYNTWTLEVPARASALNSNDIFLLATAGLCYLWFGKGCSGDQREMARTVVTVISRKDKEMVLEGQEPPHFWEALGGQAPYPSSKRLPEDVSDFQPRLFECSIQMGPLVLTEVVFFSQEDLDKYDIMLLDTWEEIFLWLGAAASEWKQEAVAWGREYLKTHPAGRSLATPIMLVKQGHEPPTFTGWFHNWDPYKWTNNQSYEEVVEGGLGAVSAISERTAQVSSFRLSRSPRNGRAGPLALWALKGSKDSSENELERGPKAGSGPRSVASRSLPREQLRHQAVEDLPEGVDPAHKESYLSDSDFQDIFGKSKEEFYSMAKWRQQQQKKQLGFF; encoded by the exons ATGGACACCAACAGGGGCCTCCCAGCCATCCAGAGCCACAGGGACCTCCACATATGGATCACTGAG AACCTGAAGATGGTGCCGGTCCCCGAGCGGGCTTATGGGAACTTCTTTGAGGAGCACTGCTATATCGTCCTGCAC GTCCCCCAGAGCCTGAAGGCCACGTCGGGGGCACCCAAAGACCTGCACTACTGGGTCGGGAAGGAGGCGGGTGTGGAGGCGCAGGGTACGGCGGGCTCCTTCGTGCAGCACCTGCAGGAGGCGCTGGGTGGCGCCACCGTTCAGCACCGCGAGGCGCAGGGCCACGAATCCGCCTGCTTTCGCAGCTACTTCCGCCCTGGAATCAT CTACCGGAAGGGAGGCCTGGCCTCTGCCCTCAAGCATGTGGAGACCAACGTGTACAACATCCAGCGACTGCTGCACATCAGAGCGGGGAAGCACGTGTCAGCCAGCGAG GTGGAGCTCTCCTGGCACAGCTTTAATAAGAGTGACATCTTCCTGCTAGACCTGGGCAAGATGATGATCCAGTGGAATGGGCCCAAAACCAGCACTGCTGAGAAGGCGCGG GGCCTGGCCCTGACCCGCAGCCTCCAGGACAGGGAGCGTGGTGGCCGTGCACAGATTGGTGTGGTGGATGATGAGGCTGAAGCCACTGACCTCATGCAGATCATGGAAGCTGTGCTGGGCTGCAGAGTGGGCAACCTGCACACCGCCATGCCCAGCAAGAGTACTGACCAACTGCAAAAGGCCAACGTCCGCCTCTACCA TGTCTACGAGAAGGGCAAGGATGTGGTGATCCAGGAGTTGTCGACCTGCCCTCTGGCCCAAGACCTACTGCAGAAGGAG GACTGCTACATCCTGGACCAGGGTGGTTTCAAGATCTACGTGTGGCAGGGACGCATGACTAGCCTACAGGAGAAAAAGGCTGCCTTCAGCAGGGCTCTG GGATTCATCCAGGCCAAGGGCTACCCGAGCTACACCAATGTGGAGGTGGTGGACGAAGGCGCCGAGTCGGCCGCGTTCAAGCAGCTCTTCCGATCGTGGTCTGGGGAGCAGCGCAAGAACAAGCACCTCCGCGGAATGG GTAAATTACTTCAGGTGAAACTGGACGTGGGCAAGCTGCACAGCCATCCTGAGCTGGCGGCCCAGCTCAGGATGGTGGACGACGGCTCTGGGAAGGTGGAG GTGTGGTACATCCAGGGCTCACGCAGGCAGCCCGTGGACCCCATGCATCACGGACAGTTGTGCGCAGGCAACTGCTACCTTGTCCTCTACACGTACCAGAAGATGGGCCTCGACCAGTACATCCTGTACCTGTGGCAG GGCCTCCAGGCCACCGCACACGAGATCAAGGCCCTGAAGGGCAACGCCGAGGAGCTGGACCTCCAGTACCACGGAGCGCTGGTGCAGGAGCACGTGACCATGGGCAGTGAGCCCCCTCACTTCCTCGCCATCTTCCAGGGCCAGCTGGTGATCTTCCAG GGGAGCGCTGGGCACAACGGGAAGGGGCAGCCAGAGTCCGCCACAAGGCTCTTCCACGTACGAGGCACCGACAGCTACAACACCTGGACCCTGGAGGTGCCAGCCCGGGCCTCAGCCCTCAACTCCAACGATATCTTCCTGCTGGCCACAGCCGGCCTCTGCTACCTCTGGTTTGGGAAG GGCTGCAGCGGTGACCAGCGTGAGATGGCACGGACAGTGGTCACCGTCATCTCCAGGAAGGACAAAGAAATGGTGCTGGAGGGTCAGGAGCCTCCCCACTTCTGGGAGGCCCTGGGGGGCCAGGCACCCTACCCCAGCAGCAAGAG GCTCCCCGAAGATGTGTCCGACTTCCAGCCACGACTGTTTGAGTGCTCCATCCAGATGGGCCCCCTGGTCCTCACGGAAGTGGTGTTCTTTAGCCAAGAGGACCTGGACAAGTATGACATCATGTTACTGGACACCTGGGAGGAG ATTTTCCTGTGGCTGGGGGCAGCTGCGAGCGAGTGGAAGCAGGAGGCCGTGGCCTGGGGCCGGGAGTACCTGAAGACACACCCAGCAGGGAGGAGCCTGGCCACGCCTATCATGCTGGTCAAGCAGGGCCACGAGCCTCCCACCTTCACTGGATGGTTCCACAACTGGGACCCCTACAAATGGACC AACAATCAGTCTTatgaggaggtggtggagggcgGCCTGGGAGCAGTATCTGCCATCTCAGAGAGAACAGCA CAGGTCAGCAGCTTCCGGCTGTCCAGATCGCCACGCAATGGCAGGGCAGGCCCGTTGGCCCTGTGGGCCCTCAAGGGCTCCAAGGACAGCTCCGAGAACGAGCTGGAGCGGGGCCCCAAGGCGGGCAGCGGCCCCAGATCCGTGGCCAGCAGGAGCCTGCCCCGGGAACAGCTGAGGCACCAGGCTGTTGAGGACCTGCCGGAGGGTGTGGACCCGGCCCACAAGGAG TCCTATCTCTCAGACTCTGATTTCCAAGATATCTTTGGGAAGTCCAAGGAGGAGTTCTACAGCATGGCCAAgtggaggcagcagcagcagaagaagCAGCTTGGCTTCTTCTGA
- the VILL gene encoding villin-like protein isoform X2, with protein sequence MPQPDKCWGVSCWAGTGIQLQCWGGQWAEPGPEPGPALPTGRVKERAVSSRMDTNRGLPAIQSHRDLHIWITENLKMVPVPERAYGNFFEEHCYIVLHVPQSLKATSGAPKDLHYWVGKEAGVEAQGTAGSFVQHLQEALGGATVQHREAQGHESACFRSYFRPGIIYRKGGLASALKHVETNVYNIQRLLHIRAGKHVSASEVELSWHSFNKSDIFLLDLGKMMIQWNGPKTSTAEKARGLALTRSLQDRERGGRAQIGVVDDEAEATDLMQIMEAVLGCRVGNLHTAMPSKSTDQLQKANVRLYHVYEKGKDVVIQELSTCPLAQDLLQKEDCYILDQGGFKIYVWQGRMTSLQEKKAAFSRALGFIQAKGYPSYTNVEVVDEGAESAAFKQLFRSWSGEQRKNKHLRGMGKLLQVKLDVGKLHSHPELAAQLRMVDDGSGKVEVWYIQGSRRQPVDPMHHGQLCAGNCYLVLYTYQKMGLDQYILYLWQGLQATAHEIKALKGNAEELDLQYHGALVQEHVTMGSEPPHFLAIFQGQLVIFQGSAGHNGKGQPESATRLFHVRGTDSYNTWTLEVPARASALNSNDIFLLATAGLCYLWFGKGCSGDQREMARTVVTVISRKDKEMVLEGQEPPHFWEALGGQAPYPSSKRLPEDVSDFQPRLFECSIQMGPLVLTEVVFFSQEDLDKYDIMLLDTWEEIFLWLGAAASEWKQEAVAWGREYLKTHPAGRSLATPIMLVKQGHEPPTFTGWFHNWDPYKWTNNQSYEEVVEGGLGAVSAISERTAVSSFRLSRSPRNGRAGPLALWALKGSKDSSENELERGPKAGSGPRSVASRSLPREQLRHQAVEDLPEGVDPAHKESYLSDSDFQDIFGKSKEEFYSMAKWRQQQQKKQLGFF encoded by the exons ATGCCCCAGCCCGACAAGTGCTGGGGCGTGTCCTGCTGGGCGGGAACAGGGATTCAGTTACAGTGTTGGGGAGGGCAATGGGCAGAGCCTGGCCCCGAGCCAGGCCCAGCACTGCCCACAGGCAGAGTGAAGGAACGAGCAGTTTCCAGCAG GATGGACACCAACAGGGGCCTCCCAGCCATCCAGAGCCACAGGGACCTCCACATATGGATCACTGAG AACCTGAAGATGGTGCCGGTCCCCGAGCGGGCTTATGGGAACTTCTTTGAGGAGCACTGCTATATCGTCCTGCAC GTCCCCCAGAGCCTGAAGGCCACGTCGGGGGCACCCAAAGACCTGCACTACTGGGTCGGGAAGGAGGCGGGTGTGGAGGCGCAGGGTACGGCGGGCTCCTTCGTGCAGCACCTGCAGGAGGCGCTGGGTGGCGCCACCGTTCAGCACCGCGAGGCGCAGGGCCACGAATCCGCCTGCTTTCGCAGCTACTTCCGCCCTGGAATCAT CTACCGGAAGGGAGGCCTGGCCTCTGCCCTCAAGCATGTGGAGACCAACGTGTACAACATCCAGCGACTGCTGCACATCAGAGCGGGGAAGCACGTGTCAGCCAGCGAG GTGGAGCTCTCCTGGCACAGCTTTAATAAGAGTGACATCTTCCTGCTAGACCTGGGCAAGATGATGATCCAGTGGAATGGGCCCAAAACCAGCACTGCTGAGAAGGCGCGG GGCCTGGCCCTGACCCGCAGCCTCCAGGACAGGGAGCGTGGTGGCCGTGCACAGATTGGTGTGGTGGATGATGAGGCTGAAGCCACTGACCTCATGCAGATCATGGAAGCTGTGCTGGGCTGCAGAGTGGGCAACCTGCACACCGCCATGCCCAGCAAGAGTACTGACCAACTGCAAAAGGCCAACGTCCGCCTCTACCA TGTCTACGAGAAGGGCAAGGATGTGGTGATCCAGGAGTTGTCGACCTGCCCTCTGGCCCAAGACCTACTGCAGAAGGAG GACTGCTACATCCTGGACCAGGGTGGTTTCAAGATCTACGTGTGGCAGGGACGCATGACTAGCCTACAGGAGAAAAAGGCTGCCTTCAGCAGGGCTCTG GGATTCATCCAGGCCAAGGGCTACCCGAGCTACACCAATGTGGAGGTGGTGGACGAAGGCGCCGAGTCGGCCGCGTTCAAGCAGCTCTTCCGATCGTGGTCTGGGGAGCAGCGCAAGAACAAGCACCTCCGCGGAATGG GTAAATTACTTCAGGTGAAACTGGACGTGGGCAAGCTGCACAGCCATCCTGAGCTGGCGGCCCAGCTCAGGATGGTGGACGACGGCTCTGGGAAGGTGGAG GTGTGGTACATCCAGGGCTCACGCAGGCAGCCCGTGGACCCCATGCATCACGGACAGTTGTGCGCAGGCAACTGCTACCTTGTCCTCTACACGTACCAGAAGATGGGCCTCGACCAGTACATCCTGTACCTGTGGCAG GGCCTCCAGGCCACCGCACACGAGATCAAGGCCCTGAAGGGCAACGCCGAGGAGCTGGACCTCCAGTACCACGGAGCGCTGGTGCAGGAGCACGTGACCATGGGCAGTGAGCCCCCTCACTTCCTCGCCATCTTCCAGGGCCAGCTGGTGATCTTCCAG GGGAGCGCTGGGCACAACGGGAAGGGGCAGCCAGAGTCCGCCACAAGGCTCTTCCACGTACGAGGCACCGACAGCTACAACACCTGGACCCTGGAGGTGCCAGCCCGGGCCTCAGCCCTCAACTCCAACGATATCTTCCTGCTGGCCACAGCCGGCCTCTGCTACCTCTGGTTTGGGAAG GGCTGCAGCGGTGACCAGCGTGAGATGGCACGGACAGTGGTCACCGTCATCTCCAGGAAGGACAAAGAAATGGTGCTGGAGGGTCAGGAGCCTCCCCACTTCTGGGAGGCCCTGGGGGGCCAGGCACCCTACCCCAGCAGCAAGAG GCTCCCCGAAGATGTGTCCGACTTCCAGCCACGACTGTTTGAGTGCTCCATCCAGATGGGCCCCCTGGTCCTCACGGAAGTGGTGTTCTTTAGCCAAGAGGACCTGGACAAGTATGACATCATGTTACTGGACACCTGGGAGGAG ATTTTCCTGTGGCTGGGGGCAGCTGCGAGCGAGTGGAAGCAGGAGGCCGTGGCCTGGGGCCGGGAGTACCTGAAGACACACCCAGCAGGGAGGAGCCTGGCCACGCCTATCATGCTGGTCAAGCAGGGCCACGAGCCTCCCACCTTCACTGGATGGTTCCACAACTGGGACCCCTACAAATGGACC AACAATCAGTCTTatgaggaggtggtggagggcgGCCTGGGAGCAGTATCTGCCATCTCAGAGAGAACAGCA GTCAGCAGCTTCCGGCTGTCCAGATCGCCACGCAATGGCAGGGCAGGCCCGTTGGCCCTGTGGGCCCTCAAGGGCTCCAAGGACAGCTCCGAGAACGAGCTGGAGCGGGGCCCCAAGGCGGGCAGCGGCCCCAGATCCGTGGCCAGCAGGAGCCTGCCCCGGGAACAGCTGAGGCACCAGGCTGTTGAGGACCTGCCGGAGGGTGTGGACCCGGCCCACAAGGAG TCCTATCTCTCAGACTCTGATTTCCAAGATATCTTTGGGAAGTCCAAGGAGGAGTTCTACAGCATGGCCAAgtggaggcagcagcagcagaagaagCAGCTTGGCTTCTTCTGA